The sequence CCTGTACCCAGACGCTAGCTTGGGTCATTCCCATATCTACCGCCTTAGTGGCAGCCGATTTGGCTGCTAAAGAAGCGGCATAGGGAGTGGATTTTTTTGAGCCCTTGAATCCTGATCGACCAGCACTGCTCCAGGCCACTACTTCGCCCTGATTATCAGTAATGGTGATCATCGTGTTATTAAATGTAGACTGAATGTAAACTTTGCCCTCCGTCAGAGTTCTTTTTTTGGCTTTGCGAACTTTTTTAGCTACCTTGGCTTGGGCTTGCTGTTGCATCTGCGCCTTAGCCCGAGCTTTTTTTTCGCGTTTTTCTTGTTTTTTCTTACCGGCCATTTTGAAAAATTAATGATGACTAATATCTAATGAACAATGCGGTTTAATATATGATCGTTTTTGCATTTTGCATTATTCATTTTTCATGTGATTAGGTCTTCTCGGAAGATTTCTTGCGGCCACTGCCCACCGTCACCCGTTTACCGCGCTTGGTCCGAGCATTGGTTTTAGTGGTCTGTCCCCGCACTGGCAGATTCTTCTTGTGCCGATCTCCCCGGTAACTCCCGATATCCTTTAACCTTTTAATATTCGTGGAAATTTCCCGACGTAAATCGCCTTCTACCACATAATTTTTTTCAATGATTTCCCTGATACGATTAGTTTCTTCCTCGGTCAGCGCATCCGTGCGTTTGTTCAGATCAACATTAGCCGCCACTAACACCTCGCGGCTGCGAGTCAAACCAATCCCATAAAGATAGCCTAAAGCTACTTCGATACGTTTATTGGCTGGTAATTGAATGCCGATGATTCTGATCATAATTATCCTTGAACTTGCTTATGCTTAGGATTAGAACAGATAACTCGCACTTTTCCGCAGCGGCGAATTACCCGACATTTTTGACATATTTTTTTTACAGACGATCTGACTTTCATGGCTATTTATGGCGATAGATAATGCGACCTCTCGCTAGATCGTAGGGACTCATTTCCACAGTCACACTATCTCCCGGTAAAATCTTAATATAATTCATTCTAATTTTGCCTGAGATATGGGCCAAAATTATGTGCCCACCTTCAATCTCCACCCGAAAGTTTGCATTGGGCAGAGCTTCTAATACCTTACCCTTAACCTCGATAACTTCTTTAGCTGACATACCGATACTTCGCTATTATACCTATAATATTAACTAAATCAAGGGGTAAAATCCAAAATCTCTTGGATGGGAGTGAGAATTTTGGCTCCCTCGGGTAGGACCACCACCGTTTCTTCAAAGTGGGCTACCGGCTGCTTATCTGTTGTGTAAACGCTCCATTGGTCTGGTAAGGTGATATAACCTTCTCCTCCTACCCCGGCAATCGGCTCAATGGCAATAGTACTGCCTGAGGGCAGAACAACTTTTTTGTCGTGGCCGACGAAATTAGGGATCACCGGATCCTCGTGGAGCTCTCGGCCTACCCCATGCCCGACAAATTGCCGCATGATGGTGAGATGGGCTTGCCGTAGAGTGTCCTCAATCGCCTGGGAAATCTCGCCTACCCGGACACCTGCCCGGACTTGGCCAACCCCGGCCCGTAAGGCCTGGTAAACCCCCTTAAGGAGGGGTCGGTACTGATGAATGTCTTCCCCTACGATCCAAGTAATCGCGGCATCCGTATTCCATCCCTGGTAGCAGAAACCGAAATCAATACTTATGAGATCACCTTCCTGTAATTGGTAATCAGTCGGGATGCAATGGACTATTCCCTCATTCACCGAAGCGCAAATCGCTGCCGGGTAACCCTGATAACCTAAAAAGGTGGGCTGCCCCCCTTGTTCTTTAGCAGCATCTCTGGCCATCTGATCTAAAGTTTTCAATGAAGTTCCGGGAATAATTTGTTGTTTAAGGTGTTTCAGAATCTGGACAAGCTTTTGGCCGCAAACAGCCATTATTTCTATTTCGGCAGCGGTTTTTACGTTTATACTCATAATTTATTGACCGCTTGCCAAATGTCCTGCGCTACCTCTGGAATAGTCTGATCTCCGTTTATCTTGATTAATTTTTTTTGTTGTTGATAATATTTCACTACTTCCCGTGAGCGCTCCTGAAAAACGCGAATACGCTCACTCACAGTTTTAGGATTAGTGTCATCGATCCGTCCTTCAATTTTGGCCCGGCTGATTAATCGCCGTTTAGCTGCGCTGGCCGATAAATCCACTAATACCATCACGGCTTCCCGATCAAATTTTTGTTGAGCTTTCTTGAGTAATCTAATTTGTAATACGCGGCGCGGAT is a genomic window of Patescibacteria group bacterium containing:
- a CDS encoding nucleoside monophosphate kinase, coding for MTSFKIQPDIILYGGPGSGKSTQAEILVKKLKAKHMNMGGLLRNTIAKKLTGWQDAKKYVDKGQLVPERITSQLVHDFVAKTPRKQRIVFDGYPRRVLQIRLLKKAQQKFDREAVMVLVDLSASAAKRRLISRAKIEGRIDDTNPKTVSERIRVFQERSREVVKYYQQQKKLIKINGDQTIPEVAQDIWQAVNKL
- the rpsK gene encoding 30S ribosomal protein S11, with amino-acid sequence MQQQAQAKVAKKVRKAKKRTLTEGKVYIQSTFNNTMITITDNQGEVVAWSSAGRSGFKGSKKSTPYAASLAAKSAATKAVDMGMTQASVWVQGVGSGRDAAIRSLDAAGLHLGEIRDITPLPHNGPRPRKARRV
- the rpsM gene encoding 30S ribosomal protein S13; this encodes MIRIIGIQLPANKRIEVALGYLYGIGLTRSREVLVAANVDLNKRTDALTEEETNRIREIIEKNYVVEGDLRREISTNIKRLKDIGSYRGDRHKKNLPVRGQTTKTNARTKRGKRVTVGSGRKKSSEKT
- the rpmJ gene encoding 50S ribosomal protein L36, which gives rise to MKVRSSVKKICQKCRVIRRCGKVRVICSNPKHKQVQG
- the map gene encoding type I methionyl aminopeptidase; its protein translation is MSINVKTAAEIEIMAVCGQKLVQILKHLKQQIIPGTSLKTLDQMARDAAKEQGGQPTFLGYQGYPAAICASVNEGIVHCIPTDYQLQEGDLISIDFGFCYQGWNTDAAITWIVGEDIHQYRPLLKGVYQALRAGVGQVRAGVRVGEISQAIEDTLRQAHLTIMRQFVGHGVGRELHEDPVIPNFVGHDKKVVLPSGSTIAIEPIAGVGGEGYITLPDQWSVYTTDKQPVAHFEETVVVLPEGAKILTPIQEILDFTP
- the infA gene encoding translation initiation factor IF-1, which translates into the protein MSAKEVIEVKGKVLEALPNANFRVEIEGGHIILAHISGKIRMNYIKILPGDSVTVEMSPYDLARGRIIYRHK